The nucleotide sequence TTGGACGGTTGAATGTGTATAACGTCGACCATGAGGAACAAACAACGCTTGGAGAAACAATAGGTAGAAAAAAAGGTTGTAAATATGTTGATTTTAAATATGCCTTGCCTAATGACACGGTACATGCTTTGAAAGTCATCCGAGACCTAGGGTTGAACAGCGAAGAGGAGATAGAAGTCAAAGGCGTAAAGGTAGCGCCGATTGATATGGTCGTTGCCTTAATGCCAAAACCAGCAGAATTGGCTGGTAAAATTCATGGTTTTTCTTGTATTGGGGCTCTTGTTAAAGGAACCAAAGATGGAAAAGATAAAGAGCTGTTTATTTATACGCTAGCCAATCATGATGAAGTCTATAAACAGTCGGGCTTCCAGGCTACAGTTTGGCAGACAGGTATCCCGCCAGTAGTGGCCGTCGATATGATTGCTGAAGGGACACTTGCTGCCAAAGGCTGCATTCCGCCTGAGTTAATTGAGCCGAAGGTATTTATGAAGAAATTAAAGGAGCGAGGAATGCAGTGGTATGTAAGGGAGAAGTCAACGACATATCTGACAAACAGTTAATTATAGCAAGGTTCCTATAGTATCCAATTAAGAAAAGATCGGGGGAAAAGGCTCAGTGGCTAAAGCAGATATCGTTTTAAAAGGAAATGCTATTTTTACAGGAGTAAATGATGAACCCGTCTCGGGGGCAGTCATTATTAAGGACAATAGAATTAGTGACATTTGTTCAAAAGAAAAAAGCAAAGATTATATTGGCAGCGACACGAAAGTATATAGCTTTGATGACGAGCTGATCATGCCGGGGTTTCACGATTTCCACCTTCATTTATTCTTGGGAAGTTTATATGCGGACAGCGTGTCACTCATCGATGCCAAGTCGGAGCTGGAAGCCGCCATAAAAGTGAAAGAGTTTGCCGATCAGCGGCCGGAAGATCCCTGGGTGTTCGGTTTTAGGTGGTATCACGTCCATTGGGATAATCATACACTCCCAAGCCGTCAAACCCTTGATGAGTTGATTCCGGATCGGCCTGTTCTTTTAGTCAATGAAGAAGGACATGGTGTCTGGTTGAATACGAGAGCCATGCAAATGCTAGGCATCAACAGACATACTGCAGAACCGGCTTTTGGAAAAATATTTAAAGACGAGACGGGGGAGCCGACGGGTGTTCTCTATGAAACGGCGATCAGTTTAGCTCAGGCTGCTTTTCAATTGCCAAAAGAAAAAGAAAAGAGGTTGCTGGAGAGGTTTTTAAGAAAAGCGGCCAGCTTCGGGATCACCAGTGTTAGTGACATGCTGCCGCTTACAGGGTATGAATTAGGCGATATCCACTTATATAAACAATTTGAAGAAGAAGAAAAGTTAACGGCAAGAATTAATTTTTTGACTGTGTTGAACGGAAACCTGGATTATGCTAAACAAGTTCGCCAGTTGTTTAATTCCAGTAAATTGAAGTTTTCCGGCTTAAAGCAGTTTCTGGATGGCGTACCGGCTACTTATACAGCTCTTCTGCTGGAGAACTATACAGACTTCCCAACCAAAGGTGAGCCTTTCTTACCTCCGGAAACAATTAAATCGTGGGTTACTGAAGCCGATCGAGAGGGCTTTAGAATTCGTCTGCATGCTTGCGGGGACGGGGCCGTACGGTTAGGGCTCGATATCTATGAAGAGGCGATGAAAGCCAACGGCAGCCGGGATGCCCGACATACAATTGAACATATTGAAGTTATTGATCCGGCAGATATTCCCCGTTTTTCTGAATTAGGTGTAATGGCATCCATGCAGCCGGAGCATATGAACACAGAAGAATTTGCGAACAACGTTTATTTGTCTCGTCTTGGAGAAGAACGTTCCAAGCGGACATGGCCGATTAAAAGTTTACAAGATTCCGGAGCCAAGCTGGCTTTTGGAAGCGATTATCCCATCGTTGAAATTAACCCGCTCCCGGGAATTTATCGGGCGGTTACAAGAGTGAATGATAGCGGTGAACCAAATGGAGGATGGAACCCGGAAGAGAAAATTCAATTGGCTGATGCAATAAGATGCTACACTTCCGGTTCTGCTTACGGAGTTTTTGCAGAGGATGAACTTGGCACGCTGGAAAAAGGAAAGCTGGCCGACATTGCTGTTTTAGACCGGAATTTGTTCAATTTGCCTGCAAAAGAAATCCTGCGGGCGAAAGTAAAACTGACAATTATGGACGGAGCTGTTGTTTATGAAAAGGCATTGTCTGGAAAATTAGCTATTCAATAAAGTCTTCTACATTTAGCAACTCTTTGGGAGGATGAAAAGAAGATGAAAAGAGGCAAGCGGGGGATCATATATTGGTTTAGCATCAGTTCACTTATACTATTGGCTGGGTTCATTCTAGGCGGCTGCAACCAAGAGGGGAAATCAAAAGAAGATGAAAAAGCTGTAAATATTTTTAACTGGTCACAGTATATTCCGGATCACGTCATCGAAAAATTTGAAGAAGAGACGGGAATAAAAGTGAACTATGATACGTACGCATCTAATGAGGAAATGTATGCAAAATTAAGCGCTGGTCAATCAGGGTATGATGTTGTGGTTCCTACTTTATATTACCTGGAAATTATGGAGAAACAGGGGATGCTCGAAAAGATCAATAAAGACAATCTTCCTCACCTGAAGAATATTGACCAGGATTTTATGGGTCTGTACGTCGATCCCAAGAATGACTACTCTGTTCCTTTTATGTGGGGGACAGGCATTATTGCCGTCAATGAAAAGCTCATTGATAAGGAAGTGACAGGATACAAGGATTTATTTGATCCGCAGTTTAAAAACAGTATTGTTGCTTCCGATGATATGCGCTTTGTTTTAGGTGCCATGCTCGCTATGGAAGGAAATGATCCAAACACACAGGACGAAAAACAAATTGAAGAAGCGGGCAAGCGAATGAAAGAGCTGCTGCCCAATATTAAACTGTTTGACAACGAAAGTCCTAAAACCGTTCTGGCAAATAACGAGGTGAAGGCAGGGATTTTATATGGGGGTGAAGCTATCCTGGCACAAAGGGAAAACCCTGATATTAAGCTTGTACTGCCCAAAGAATACCTTCTTTTATGGCAGGAAAATTTAGTGATCCCAAAAGGAGCGCCGCACAAAGAAAACGCTGAAAAATTTATTGACTTTTTACTGCAGCCTGAAATCAGTAAGGAGATTACTATGAGCTACCCGTATGGAAATCCGAACAAGGAAGCTTTAAAGCTACTGCCGGAGGATCTCCGAAGCTTGATCGAGCTGCCTACAGATGAGCTGAAAAGAGGCATATATGCAAAGGATGTAGGAGAAGCAACAGCAATCTATGACCGTGTGTGGGCAGAGGTAAAGCAATAAATTAGCATGATCTTCGATGTAATGAGGAAAGGGCGGTTTTTATGCCGGTTAAAAAACCATCAAACTTTGATAAAAAGATCATTGTCCGTACGATTCGAACAGATGATTTTCATGAGATCATTGAGTTATCCAAAATTGCTTTCCCGCAAATGGAGCCGTGGGAAGCTCAACATTTGGAAAGCCACTTAAAGGTCTTCCCTGAAGGGCAATTTTGTGTGGAATACGGCGGAAGAATTATTGGGTCATGTTCAAGTTTGATTGTTGATTTTGAAGAATATGATGATGACCACAGCTTTGATGAGATTACGGACGACGGCTTTATTAGAAACCATGATCCGAAAGGATTGAATCTTTATGGAATTGATGTGGCTGTCCATCCAGATTTTCGCGGTATGAAAATAGGTCAGCGGCTCTACGAAGCTAGAAAGCAGCTTTGCAGAGAAAGAAATTTAAAGAGTATTATTATAGGCGGAAGAATTCCTAACTACAGTAAGCATGCTCATCGGTTATCAGCAAGGGAATACGTTGATGAGGTAATGAAGCAAAATCTATATGACCCGGTATTAACTTTTCAAATGATGAATGGCTTCGTATTAAAGCGAGTAAATTCCGATTATTTATCAGATGATCAAGCGTCTCTTAAACATGCAACACTAATGGAATGGTATAACGTCGATTACTTGCCAAAAGCCCAACATCATTATAAAAGGGCTTTTCCCGTGAGAATTTCAGTCGTGCAATACATGATGAAGCAGATCCACTCCTTTACTGACTTTGCGAATCAATGCGAGTACTTTATCGATGCGAGCGCTAATTTCAGATCGGACTTTGTGGTATTTCCAGAAACCTTTACAATGCAGCTTCTATCTTTTCTTGGAGAAGATATTCCTAGCTTGCAGGTGAAAAAATTAACTAGCTTTACTGAACAATATATAAAAACATTTACTGACTTGGCGATCAAGTATAACGTAAATATTATCGGCGGCTCTCACTTTGTCGAGGAAAATCATTCTATATACAATATTGCCTACCTATTCAGACGGGATGGGACGGTTGACAGGCAGCGTCAAATTCATATCCCGGCGGATGACCAAAAATGGTGGGGGATACAGCCGGGCAATAATATTCATGTGTTTGATACAGACTGTGGGAAAATCGCCATGTTAGTTAGCTATGATATTTTATTTCCAGAGCTTGCTCGCCTCGCTGTTGATAAGGGAGCACAAATCATTTTTACGCCATTTTCAACAGAGGACCAACAAGGGTACTTGAGAATTCGGTATTGTTCACAGGCCCGGGCGATTGAAAATCAAGTTTATACGGTTATTGCTGGAACTGCCGGGAATTTAACACATGTTCCGCATATGGATGTCCAATACGCACAATCAGGTATTTTTTCACCGTGTGACTTTACTTTTCCGGAAAAAGGAATTGTTGGTGAGTGCAATCCAAACATTGAAACGATCATCGTTGGGGAAGTAGATTTAGAAACTTTAAGAAGAAGC is from Bacillus sp. PK3_68 and encodes:
- a CDS encoding amidohydrolase — translated: MAKADIVLKGNAIFTGVNDEPVSGAVIIKDNRISDICSKEKSKDYIGSDTKVYSFDDELIMPGFHDFHLHLFLGSLYADSVSLIDAKSELEAAIKVKEFADQRPEDPWVFGFRWYHVHWDNHTLPSRQTLDELIPDRPVLLVNEEGHGVWLNTRAMQMLGINRHTAEPAFGKIFKDETGEPTGVLYETAISLAQAAFQLPKEKEKRLLERFLRKAASFGITSVSDMLPLTGYELGDIHLYKQFEEEEKLTARINFLTVLNGNLDYAKQVRQLFNSSKLKFSGLKQFLDGVPATYTALLLENYTDFPTKGEPFLPPETIKSWVTEADREGFRIRLHACGDGAVRLGLDIYEEAMKANGSRDARHTIEHIEVIDPADIPRFSELGVMASMQPEHMNTEEFANNVYLSRLGEERSKRTWPIKSLQDSGAKLAFGSDYPIVEINPLPGIYRAVTRVNDSGEPNGGWNPEEKIQLADAIRCYTSGSAYGVFAEDELGTLEKGKLADIAVLDRNLFNLPAKEILRAKVKLTIMDGAVVYEKALSGKLAIQ
- a CDS encoding spermidine/putrescine ABC transporter substrate-binding protein → MKRGKRGIIYWFSISSLILLAGFILGGCNQEGKSKEDEKAVNIFNWSQYIPDHVIEKFEEETGIKVNYDTYASNEEMYAKLSAGQSGYDVVVPTLYYLEIMEKQGMLEKINKDNLPHLKNIDQDFMGLYVDPKNDYSVPFMWGTGIIAVNEKLIDKEVTGYKDLFDPQFKNSIVASDDMRFVLGAMLAMEGNDPNTQDEKQIEEAGKRMKELLPNIKLFDNESPKTVLANNEVKAGILYGGEAILAQRENPDIKLVLPKEYLLLWQENLVIPKGAPHKENAEKFIDFLLQPEISKEITMSYPYGNPNKEALKLLPEDLRSLIELPTDELKRGIYAKDVGEATAIYDRVWAEVKQ
- a CDS encoding bifunctional GNAT family N-acetyltransferase/carbon-nitrogen hydrolase family protein encodes the protein MPVKKPSNFDKKIIVRTIRTDDFHEIIELSKIAFPQMEPWEAQHLESHLKVFPEGQFCVEYGGRIIGSCSSLIVDFEEYDDDHSFDEITDDGFIRNHDPKGLNLYGIDVAVHPDFRGMKIGQRLYEARKQLCRERNLKSIIIGGRIPNYSKHAHRLSAREYVDEVMKQNLYDPVLTFQMMNGFVLKRVNSDYLSDDQASLKHATLMEWYNVDYLPKAQHHYKRAFPVRISVVQYMMKQIHSFTDFANQCEYFIDASANFRSDFVVFPETFTMQLLSFLGEDIPSLQVKKLTSFTEQYIKTFTDLAIKYNVNIIGGSHFVEENHSIYNIAYLFRRDGTVDRQRQIHIPADDQKWWGIQPGNNIHVFDTDCGKIAMLVSYDILFPELARLAVDKGAQIIFTPFSTEDQQGYLRIRYCSQARAIENQVYTVIAGTAGNLTHVPHMDVQYAQSGIFSPCDFTFPEKGIVGECNPNIETIIVGEVDLETLRRSRNIGTVTPLKDRRMEFYHTESKKLDQVETERV